The genomic interval CGTCGGGGAAGGGGACGGGCTTGCCGTCCTTCAACTCTGCCACCGAGACCGGCGCATCCTCGCTCCAGCGCGGGAAGTTGACGAAGATGCGCCCGTCGCGGGCCACCGTGATGCCGGTGACCTGATGCTCGAAGCTGGCGACCTTGGTGAGCGCGGCTTTGCCCTCCTGCGCTCGGGCCGGGAGCGGGCTCGCCATCGTGCCCGTGAGGAGTGCTACGGCAAGGGCGGTCAGGGTTCTGGTCATGGTTCGGCAGCCTTGGGCGAAAGCATCGGTCGCAATTACCCGTCGGAACCCCGGCCCGGCCGGCCGGGGTCCTTCACGAAACCGTTGCCCCCGTCAGGCCGGCACCTCGGCGATCGAGCCCGGCTCCGCTTCCGGCACGCGGTTGCGCTCGTGGCGGAAGCGGGAGAGGGCCTGATAGGTCTTCAATCGTGCCCGCATCAGCGAACCGAGGGGACGGTGCGCCGCAAGACTGTGGGCAGGGCGGAAGGAGAGCACGTCGTCGGCATACTGACGCCGCGCCTCGCTGAACGCGTCCTGCGCCGGCAGAACGAGGCGGGCGACGGTGCGGTAGGGGCTCAGCGCCTCGTCCCAGCGCTTCGAGGCGTCCTCGACCGGCATGTCGTCGAGGTTCAGGCAGAGTTGGACGCGGATGTCGAACACCCCCTCGCGGCCTTCGAGATAGCTCAGCACCGCGTGGCGGAAGACGTTCCCGTCCTCGCTGCCGGTGTCGAGCCGCTCGTCGGCGAGCGCCGCCTGGGCCGGGGAGGCGGGAAAGGCCGCGAGCTTGGCAACGTGGTCGCCGTAGCGGAGCGCGGCCTGCGAGTAGTACGGCTCGGCCAGCGGATGGTGCGGCACGTGGCCGAAGAAGTCGAGGAGCGGCGAACTCTCGCCCTTCACGGATTTCACTACCCCGTCGAGCACCCGCGCGCCCTGTGAAACCGCCGCTTTCACCGCTTCCGGCGCGGAGGTGGCGGCCTCCAGCTGTTTCATGCTGGCTAAGAAACCCTTGGCATCGGGATTGGGAAAGACCGGCCCGGTGGCGAACACGAAGTCCTGGGTCGGCGCATCGTGGCCGG from Methylobacterium sp. AMS5 carries:
- a CDS encoding catalase family protein, with product MSAAPIRYHDGIETPSPDENETIDRIIASMTHESEITAERYGHAVRASHAKISGVAVGELEILPNLPPELAQGLFAKAGTHSVIVRFAQGAGELLKDRVSTHRGMAIKVLGVEGDKLPGHDAPTQDFVFATGPVFPNPDAKGFLASMKQLEAATSAPEAVKAAVSQGARVLDGVVKSVKGESSPLLDFFGHVPHHPLAEPYYSQAALRYGDHVAKLAAFPASPAQAALADERLDTGSEDGNVFRHAVLSYLEGREGVFDIRVQLCLNLDDMPVEDASKRWDEALSPYRTVARLVLPAQDAFSEARRQYADDVLSFRPAHSLAAHRPLGSLMRARLKTYQALSRFRHERNRVPEAEPGSIAEVPA